In Chryseobacterium gleum, a single genomic region encodes these proteins:
- a CDS encoding SusC/RagA family TonB-linked outer membrane protein: MKKVCSAVLLILILSITCQGLYAQEKLSTKRVNFETGKTTASQAVEKFLSENVKDHIYSSDDLEGYTVQSTKCKNEPVLDCLNKILKDIPVETLIDNNSVIIRPKKIKSKASNTELSAISIAKKDTISESSDIHTIDEITLNAGYYRVSDKKRTGSIAKVSAKDIENQPVTNVLSTIQGRMAGVNVAQNSGVPGGGFEIQIRGQNSLRTGSFTTPNGNIPLYVVDGVPISEIPSSQISSVTMPNGTINPLNSINPNDIESIEVLKDADATAIYGSRGSNGVILITTKKGKTGRIRVNLSSNYGISEAISNLKLLNKDQYLQMRRDAYANDGISAYPANAYDINGTWDQEHETDWIKTLIGKKATLSNTQLSLSGGNQTTNFMLSLGHNEQTTVFGQGFKYSSNTFNSNISHRSADNKLSISVSNMFSQQKNNLVRTDMTRNAYMLAPITPQLYMQDGGLNWQNNTFTNPLAAYNASYDNDTKLFQTNLNAEYRILKDLKVKLNAGLNYTAVNELSLTPNTVYSPYLATGMSSSSSQADKKSQQLFSFIAEPQLNWLKKWGRHQLDALIGGSFQTSRRNADERLGIGFESNQFITNIGAAKSVMTLEDSNIEYRYAALFGRLNYQFENRYIVNLTGRRDGSSRFGPNNRFANFGAVGVAWLFSNEAFLNGINWLSFGKLRGSYGSSGNDNIGDFQYLDNYTVNSTLIYNNATGVAPSRLYNPDYSWEITRKMEAALELGLLKNRINLTTAWYRNRSSNQLVGYQLSAVTGFNSVIANLAATIENTGWEFELSGRPIVGKNLQWESAFNISFPRNRLISFPGLAGSTYANQYIIGQPTNIVRLYQLLGVNPQTGQYQFTDFNGDGKITTPEDRQVIEDISVKYFGGWTNTLQYKNWDLSFLFQFVKKKARNYIGIMTMPGTMNNQPVQVLDVWSPENPNGTFMPYSTVNTSSHNLLRSSTAAYTDASFIRLKNVQLGYRIPLKSGPFKDVKIYFQGQNLFTWTKFFGVDPESSSLGFLPPLRTYSFGIQFNL; the protein is encoded by the coding sequence ATGAAAAAAGTTTGCAGCGCAGTACTATTGATCCTAATACTATCAATAACCTGCCAAGGGCTCTATGCTCAGGAAAAACTCTCAACAAAGAGGGTAAATTTTGAAACCGGAAAAACAACTGCTTCACAAGCAGTCGAAAAATTCCTCTCCGAAAATGTAAAAGATCATATCTATTCGAGTGATGATCTTGAGGGTTACACTGTTCAGTCCACCAAATGTAAAAACGAACCGGTATTAGACTGTCTGAATAAAATTTTGAAAGATATTCCAGTAGAAACTTTAATTGACAATAACAGTGTTATAATTAGACCAAAAAAAATCAAATCGAAAGCTTCTAACACAGAGTTATCTGCAATATCAATCGCAAAAAAGGATACCATAAGCGAATCATCTGATATTCATACCATTGATGAAATAACCCTTAACGCCGGATACTATAGGGTATCCGACAAAAAGCGAACAGGAAGTATTGCTAAAGTATCCGCAAAAGATATAGAAAATCAGCCTGTCACTAATGTATTATCCACAATACAAGGACGCATGGCAGGTGTCAATGTAGCCCAAAACAGTGGTGTTCCCGGCGGAGGATTTGAAATTCAGATCAGGGGACAGAACAGTTTACGTACCGGATCTTTTACAACGCCTAATGGAAATATCCCTTTATATGTTGTTGACGGTGTACCCATCAGCGAGATTCCATCTTCCCAAATATCATCCGTAACCATGCCTAATGGAACTATAAACCCTTTAAACAGTATTAATCCCAACGATATTGAAAGCATAGAGGTTTTAAAGGATGCCGATGCCACTGCTATTTATGGTTCTAGGGGTTCGAACGGAGTAATATTGATAACAACAAAAAAAGGGAAGACAGGAAGAATACGTGTAAATCTTTCCTCAAATTATGGGATTAGTGAAGCAATATCTAATCTCAAGCTTCTAAATAAGGATCAATACCTACAAATGCGCAGGGACGCCTACGCAAACGATGGTATTTCAGCTTACCCTGCCAACGCATATGATATCAATGGCACTTGGGATCAGGAACATGAGACAGACTGGATAAAAACCCTGATCGGAAAAAAAGCAACGCTAAGTAATACCCAGCTTTCATTAAGCGGCGGTAATCAGACAACAAACTTTATGCTGAGCCTCGGACATAATGAACAGACTACTGTTTTTGGGCAGGGTTTTAAGTACAGCAGCAATACTTTTAATTCCAACATTTCACACCGTTCTGCTGACAATAAACTTTCCATCAGTGTTTCCAACATGTTTAGCCAACAGAAAAATAATCTGGTAAGAACGGACATGACAAGAAATGCATATATGTTAGCTCCTATTACACCTCAGCTTTACATGCAAGATGGCGGCCTAAACTGGCAGAACAATACTTTCACAAACCCATTGGCGGCGTATAATGCTTCTTATGATAACGACACAAAATTGTTCCAAACCAACTTGAATGCAGAGTATCGCATATTAAAGGATCTTAAGGTTAAATTGAATGCCGGACTTAATTATACTGCTGTCAATGAACTTTCACTGACACCAAATACCGTTTATAGCCCTTATTTAGCAACGGGTATGTCAAGTTCAAGCTCTCAGGCAGACAAAAAATCGCAGCAATTATTTTCCTTTATAGCAGAACCTCAATTAAATTGGTTAAAAAAATGGGGACGACACCAGCTAGATGCACTAATCGGTGGTAGCTTCCAAACAAGCAGGAGAAATGCAGATGAGAGGTTAGGAATAGGCTTTGAAAGCAATCAGTTCATTACAAATATTGGGGCTGCTAAGTCTGTCATGACCTTAGAAGATTCCAATATTGAATATCGGTATGCGGCTTTATTTGGCAGACTCAATTACCAGTTTGAGAACAGGTATATTGTAAATTTAACTGGAAGAAGGGATGGGAGCAGTCGATTCGGGCCAAATAATCGTTTCGCAAATTTCGGGGCCGTAGGAGTAGCCTGGCTTTTCTCAAACGAAGCTTTTCTAAATGGTATTAATTGGTTAAGCTTTGGAAAACTCAGGGGAAGCTACGGTTCTTCAGGAAATGACAATATCGGTGATTTTCAGTATCTTGATAACTATACCGTCAACTCTACATTAATCTATAATAATGCTACTGGAGTTGCTCCTTCGCGTCTTTATAATCCAGATTATAGTTGGGAGATCACCCGTAAAATGGAAGCAGCGCTGGAACTGGGCCTTTTAAAAAACCGGATAAATCTCACCACCGCATGGTACAGGAATCGATCTTCCAACCAATTGGTTGGATATCAGCTTTCAGCAGTTACGGGATTTAACAGTGTAATTGCAAACCTTGCAGCAACAATCGAAAATACAGGCTGGGAATTTGAGTTATCAGGGCGACCTATAGTTGGAAAGAACCTGCAATGGGAATCCGCCTTCAATATCAGCTTCCCGAGAAATAGATTAATCTCATTTCCAGGTTTAGCCGGATCAACTTATGCCAACCAATATATTATAGGACAACCAACAAATATTGTACGACTGTATCAATTACTTGGAGTTAATCCCCAAACGGGCCAATACCAGTTTACAGACTTTAATGGTGACGGGAAAATAACCACACCAGAAGACCGACAGGTTATTGAAGATATAAGTGTAAAATATTTTGGAGGTTGGACCAATACGTTACAATATAAAAACTGGGATCTTTCCTTTCTTTTCCAGTTTGTAAAAAAGAAAGCACGGAATTATATCGGTATAATGACCATGCCCGGAACAATGAATAACCAACCAGTACAGGTACTTGATGTCTGGTCACCCGAAAATCCAAATGGTACTTTCATGCCTTATAGTACTGTCAATACGAGTAGTCATAATCTACTTCGCTCAAGTACTGCGGCATATACGGATGCTTCCTTCATCCGTTTAAAAAATGTACAACTCGGATATAGAATTCCATTAAAAAGCGGACCTTTTAAAGATGTTAAGATTTACTTTCAGGGGCAGAATCTCTTCACATGGACGAAATTCTTCGGAGTTGATCCAGAATCTTCATCGCTAGGTTTTCTTCCACCATTAAGAACATATTCCTTTGGTATCCAATTTAACCTCTAA
- a CDS encoding FecR family protein gives MDKRKQPDQLSFDEAKELWNELGNKRDAELETPTEQEKREFHQKLYARIEAHQAKKRRIKTLRYTSLMVAAVLLLIGSVISYRSLYLPDVYQADQHVLTFTLKDGSSVTLSKGAKLTVEKSFPADTREVILEGDAVFNVTKSKIHPFIVHAGSYQTKVLGTIFKITQDHQRFNVDLYEGKVQVIKAEKPTETFVIKPKQTFSNFGSKDVATIVATKTTDTTLKNNTATISFTDLKLMDAIKILEDTYGVKIQYPSTASNSKLSATKEKATAADMIRLISLKLNLNSKKINDKTFQLEE, from the coding sequence ATGGACAAGAGAAAACAGCCCGATCAGCTTTCTTTTGATGAAGCAAAAGAATTATGGAATGAGCTCGGAAATAAAAGAGACGCCGAGCTGGAAACTCCGACAGAGCAGGAAAAAAGAGAGTTCCATCAAAAACTTTACGCCAGAATAGAAGCTCACCAAGCAAAAAAAAGAAGGATAAAAACTCTTCGATATACTTCCCTGATGGTTGCTGCCGTACTGTTGTTAATCGGTAGCGTAATTTCATACCGCTCTTTGTACCTTCCAGATGTTTATCAGGCTGATCAGCATGTTTTGACATTTACCCTAAAAGATGGTTCCAGCGTAACGCTGTCCAAAGGCGCAAAATTGACCGTTGAAAAGTCCTTTCCAGCTGATACAAGAGAAGTAATCCTTGAAGGTGACGCAGTTTTTAATGTGACCAAATCAAAAATACATCCCTTCATCGTTCACGCAGGATCTTACCAAACCAAGGTTTTGGGTACAATTTTTAAAATCACACAGGACCATCAACGGTTTAACGTAGATCTTTACGAGGGCAAAGTTCAGGTTATAAAAGCGGAAAAACCGACAGAAACCTTTGTAATTAAACCCAAACAGACATTTTCCAACTTCGGCTCAAAGGATGTTGCAACCATTGTTGCCACCAAAACTACTGATACAACGCTAAAGAACAATACAGCGACAATCTCGTTTACGGATTTAAAGCTTATGGATGCCATAAAAATTTTAGAAGATACCTACGGCGTAAAAATTCAGTACCCTTCTACCGCTTCAAATTCAAAACTTAGTGCTACAAAAGAAAAAGCCACTGCAGCGGATATGATAAGACTGATCTCCCTAAAGCTAAACCTAAATTCAAAAAAAATAAATGATAAAACATTTCAATTGGAAGAATAG
- a CDS encoding sigma-70 family RNA polymerase sigma factor produces MPLFSSNKNSYDVMFQKIYETYWNRMFAMVSRKVKDRDDVFDILQNIFFHLWNYRKSLSEQNAESVIIKTCIQEISNFSVQQKKIPYTIEVADLHLSDDSSDRLQAILEEEKELELLRINIELLPATRKKIFTMNKFEGMTQETIANNLNLSSKAVKKQISKAMLFLREHQNHS; encoded by the coding sequence ATGCCATTATTCTCAAGCAATAAGAATAGTTACGATGTTATGTTTCAGAAAATTTATGAGACATATTGGAACCGTATGTTCGCGATGGTCTCCCGAAAAGTGAAAGATCGTGATGATGTCTTCGATATATTACAGAATATTTTTTTCCATTTATGGAATTATCGAAAATCATTATCAGAACAGAATGCGGAAAGCGTCATTATAAAAACCTGCATTCAGGAAATTTCAAATTTCTCCGTACAACAGAAAAAAATTCCTTACACAATAGAAGTCGCTGACCTTCATTTATCCGATGATTCATCTGACCGATTACAGGCAATTCTTGAAGAAGAAAAAGAGCTTGAACTTTTAAGGATAAATATTGAACTGCTACCTGCAACACGAAAGAAAATATTCACCATGAATAAATTTGAGGGCATGACACAGGAAACAATTGCCAATAATCTCAATCTATCATCCAAAGCTGTAAAAAAACAGATCTCAAAAGCAATGCTTTTCTTGCGTGAACACCAAAATCATAGTTAA